TGATCGTGGACGGATCCTCCTCCGGAGCCAGTGTGCGACGCAGGACGGTCGCCGTGCGCCCGGGGGAGAGGCACACGACGCGGGTGTCGTAGATCGCGAGCTCCTCGCGCATCACCTGGCTCATGTTGATCACCGCCGCCTTCGACGCCGAATAGGTGAGCCAGCCCGAGCGCCCCTTGATCCCCGCGGTCGAGGCGATGTTCACGATCATCTTGAACCTGTTCCCCCGGTTCAGGAGCCACTTGACGATGAGGAAGGGCGCATAGACGTTCACCGCCATCGTCCGCTCGAAGTCCTCGATCTCCGCCTGCTGGAGGGGGACCGGGTTCGTGTAGCCGGCGTTGTTGACCAGGTGATCGATCGTGCCGACCTCCTGGTGCACGGACTCGAGAGCCGCGTGCAGCGCGTCGCGGTCCCCGACGTCGACGGTGCGGGCGATGACCCTGCGCCCCACCGGGCTGCTCGCGCGCAGCTGCTCGACCGCGGCATCGAAGTCGGCCGAGGCGCGGGCGAAGAGCACGAGGGTCGTGATCTCCTCGCTGTGATGGAGCAGTCGTCGTGCAGTCTCCAGACCGATGCCGCGCGAGGCGCCGGTGATCAGCGCCGTCTCAGACATCGGCGTCCCCCTGGGGGCGAAGCAGGAAGGCCGCCATGCGAAGGTCGGTGGGCGTGGTGACCTTGAGATTCATATCGGAGCCCTCGATGAAGTGGACGGGACGACCGCTGTCCGCCACGAGGGTCGCGTCCTCGGTGTAGATCCTTCCGCTTCGTGCGGCTATCTCGTGGGCGGCGACGAGGTCGGCGAGCGCGAACTTCTGCGGGAGTTGGACGTTGCGCAGTCGGGAGCGGTCCAGGGAGCCAGTCACCTCGTGGGTCTCCGGGTCCACCGGGGCGACGGTGAAGGGGATCGGGCTCATGAGGGCCACGTTCGGGCGCTCGTCTGCGATCAGGCCCTCGAAGTCCTCGCGGGTCACGAGGGGACGCGCTGCCTCGTGGAGGATCACATCGGTCTCGGTGCAGTGGGGGAGCATCGCGGCGACGGAGGCGTGGCGGGAGTCGCCCGCCTCGACGAGCGTCACCGGCGTCCCGATGGCGTAGTCGTCCAGGACCTCTTCGACGGCGTCCCGCCAGCCGGACGGGTAGTTCAGGACGATCTGGGTGATCTGGTCGATGCGGTCGGCCTGAACGAGGGCGTAGACGAGGATCGGAATCCCACGGAGCTTCAGCAGCTGCTTCGGCTGGTGTGCGCCAACGCGCTCTCCGATGCCTCCGTTCAACAGGATCAGTGAGTACATGTGCGTCCTCCGGTGAGCGGTGGCCGGTAAGGCGCGGTCCCGATGGGGTCCCGGCGCGGGTCCGGTCGGTGCCTCATGCGCCGCTCCCGGGGGCCGCGGGGAGATCCTGGCGGGAGATCCGCTCCCACATCTCGTCCCGCCGGGAGGAGAGGCGGCGGCACGCCTCCAGGAAGCGCTCCAGGGAGCTGCCGGGCGTGATGTCGCCGAGGTAGTACTCGACCAGCTCGAGCCGCTCGTCTCGCCCGGGGTCCTTCTCGATCAGCAGCGCGGCCAGCGCACCGGCGGTGCCGGCGCTGTGGACGTCGAGCCGGGGTGCCGTCCGCAGCAGGGCGGTCGCCGCGTGGGAGGAGAGGGGGTCGCCGGTGCGGGTGATGATCAGGGGACGGCCTGTGGGCAGCCAGTCGTTGGCCACCGCGGAGACGTCGCACAGCAGCAGGTCGGCGTCCTCGAAGTCCTGCTGCAGCGGTCGGCCCTCGCTGACCGTGCCGAGCGGATCGTGGGAGAGGAGCTCACGCAGCTCCTGATCGCCGGTGCCGAACCCCGCCACCCTCACCCCGGTGAGGGGATGGGGCCGGTAGATCACCCGGAGGCCGGCCTCGAGCATCGAGCGCACCGCGGTCGGTCCATGGCTGAGCAGGGAGCTGTACGCCGCGGATGCCTCGCCGCCCTCCCATGTCGGCGCGTACAGCACGGTGCGGCGGGGATCGCTGCGGGGAGCGATGGCCGTGCGGTCGGTGTCCTGCGAGGGGCGGCCCACGGGGATGCAGCGTGCGGGGGCGTCGAACAGCGAGGTGTACCGCTCGAGCCGGTCGATCGCGGCCTGTCCGGCGACGAAGGAGTAGTCGTAGGCCTTGATCTGGTTGGAGACCGAGACGACCTTGTCCGAGTCGCCGTGCAGGAGCGAGACGTGGATCGCCGAGCGGGAGCGCAGCGCCGCGGAGTTCAGGGCGTTGTAGTTGACGTACAGCACGAGCTTGATCCCGCTGCGCAGGATGATCGCGTCCAGGGTGGCCTCCAGCGCGATGACCACCACCGGCATCTCGACCTCGTCGCGCAGGACCGCAGCGGTGCGGGAGTCCATGCACACGATCGTCACGCCCTGGGCGCGATGCAGCTCGTGGAGCGGCCCGTACCAGCTGCGCAGCTGGTAGAGGCTGTCGGTGGTGTCGGGGAAGTAGACCAGGACCTCGCCGTCCAGGGTCGCGTGCTGCAACGCCTCGTCCTCGCCGATGCCGTCGGGCATCCCGCCCGGCAGCAGGTGAAGTCTGCGCAGCAGCTTGCCGCCGGTGCTGCGGGCACGGCGGCGCAGGGAGATCCCACGGGTCGGCATGGTCAGT
This genomic interval from Brachybacterium aquaticum contains the following:
- a CDS encoding IspD/TarI family cytidylyltransferase, with protein sequence MYSLILLNGGIGERVGAHQPKQLLKLRGIPILVYALVQADRIDQITQIVLNYPSGWRDAVEEVLDDYAIGTPVTLVEAGDSRHASVAAMLPHCTETDVILHEAARPLVTREDFEGLIADERPNVALMSPIPFTVAPVDPETHEVTGSLDRSRLRNVQLPQKFALADLVAAHEIAARSGRIYTEDATLVADSGRPVHFIEGSDMNLKVTTPTDLRMAAFLLRPQGDADV
- a CDS encoding SDR family NAD(P)-dependent oxidoreductase, producing MSETALITGASRGIGLETARRLLHHSEEITTLVLFARASADFDAAVEQLRASSPVGRRVIARTVDVGDRDALHAALESVHQEVGTIDHLVNNAGYTNPVPLQQAEIEDFERTMAVNVYAPFLIVKWLLNRGNRFKMIVNIASTAGIKGRSGWLTYSASKAAVINMSQVMREELAIYDTRVVCLSPGRTATVLRRTLAPEEDPSTIMQPEHVARVIETLTSPIGRFIDSENIVVRK
- a CDS encoding CDP-glycerol glycerophosphotransferase family protein, producing MDGAVRRRRPRDPDGEGLTMPTRGISLRRRARSTGGKLLRRLHLLPGGMPDGIGEDEALQHATLDGEVLVYFPDTTDSLYQLRSWYGPLHELHRAQGVTIVCMDSRTAAVLRDEVEMPVVVIALEATLDAIILRSGIKLVLYVNYNALNSAALRSRSAIHVSLLHGDSDKVVSVSNQIKAYDYSFVAGQAAIDRLERYTSLFDAPARCIPVGRPSQDTDRTAIAPRSDPRRTVLYAPTWEGGEASAAYSSLLSHGPTAVRSMLEAGLRVIYRPHPLTGVRVAGFGTGDQELRELLSHDPLGTVSEGRPLQQDFEDADLLLCDVSAVANDWLPTGRPLIITRTGDPLSSHAATALLRTAPRLDVHSAGTAGALAALLIEKDPGRDERLELVEYYLGDITPGSSLERFLEACRRLSSRRDEMWERISRQDLPAAPGSGA